CGCCAACGCGCGCGCGTGGCCGGGCGAATCGTTGACTCCTTTGAGGAGGCAATACTGGATGATCACCGGCCGGCCGCGCAGGGCCTGGAACCGGTCGGCGGCGGCCAGGATGTCCGCGATCGAGAAGCGCCGGGCCATGGGCAGCAGCCGCGCGCGGGCGGCGTCGTCCGGGGCGTGCAGCGACACGGCCAGGTTGATGGGCAGGCCCGCCTCGGTCAGCGCGTCGATGCCCGGCACGATGCCCACGGTGGACACGGTGACCTGCGCCCAGCCGAGTCCGCCCAGCGCGTTGTCGGCCATCCGGCGCACGGCCGCGAGCACGGCGTCGAGGTTGAGCAGAGGCTCGCCCATGCCCATGAACACGACGTTGCGCAGGCGCCGCCCGGCGGCCGCGGCCTCCCGCCGCAGGGCGAAGAGCTGCTCGATCATCTCGCCCGAGGAGAGGTCGCGCTCGAAGCCCGCCTTGCCCGTGGCGCAGAAGTCGCAGCCCAGGGCGCAGCCCACCTGGGAGGAAAGGCAGGCGGTCGCGCGGTCCGGCCGGAAATCCGCCAGCAGCACGGTCTCGACCGTGCGCCCGTCCGCCAGGCGCAGGAGCAGCTTGGCGGTGCCGTCCGCCGCCACCCGGCGCGCGGCCAGGCTGGCGGCGTGGGAGGGGAACTCGGAGCGCAGCCGTTCGAGCAGGCCGTCCGGCAGCGGCCGGCCTGCGGCGGGCAGCCCTCCGTCGCGGGCGTAGAAATGGCGGAGCAGGCGGGCCGCGTGCACGGGCTTGAAGCCCCAGCTCGCGAACAGCGTCTCGAGGTCGCGGGTCGTGAGGTCGGCGAGGGTCAGCGGCGGCATGGGAGGGTCCGGAGCGATGTCGTGATGGACGGCTCCCCAATCATAGCAAAAGGCCGCCGCGTCAGATCCGCCTCGGCCTGCGCTATAATAGCTCACCCAGGCCCGGGCATGAGAATCCGCTGCGACCTCCGGATCAACGGCGAATCACGCAAGCTCATCATCGTGCCCGGCATCAATGAGCCCGTCGAACATCGAGCTCTCAAGCTGGCCTCTTATCTCCTCTTCTGGCCGCAGGACCCCGCGATCGATATCAGCCCCAAGACCCCCGCGCTGGCCGACTACGACTTCCTCCCTGACCTCATGGCCCTGGATGACACCGGCGCCATCCAGCTCTGGGTCGAATGCGGCAGCACCACCATGAACAAGCTCACCAAGCTCACGCGCCGGCTGCCCCGGGGCCGCATCGTCGTCATGAAGGAGACCGAACGCGACGCCCAGCGCCTGCGCGAAGAGCTCCGGGCGCAGCTCGAACGCGAGGCCCGCGTCGAGATCCTGGCCTGGCCCGGCCGCCTGTTCCGCGATTGGGTCTCGGCCCTGCGGGAGAACACCGAGGTCTATGGGGAGAGCGGCGGGCTGCGCATCGACGTGGTCGTCAACGAGCGCCCCTTCGCAGCGGAGCTCAAGCGCCTTTAGGGACGGGGCGGACGGCTCCGGAAGTCCCGGATGCGCAGGATGCCGGGGGCCAGGGCCGGCGCGTCGGGGCGGTGCTGGGTCAGGACGAAGAAGGACGACGCTTCCGGGAATGCCTTCTGCAAAATGTTGCTGTTGGCCGGCTCGTTCTCGAAGATCGCCGTGACCTCGCCCAGGCGCCGCAGGTAGGCGGCCACGTCCCTCTTGAACGCCTCGTCGGCTTCCTCGAATTGCCTTTTGACCACCATCATCGTGCCCATGATCCCCACCGGGAAGCCGTAGAGACGCAGAGCCTCAGCGGTACCCACGAACATCCGGCCCAGATCCCGCCCCGTCAGATAGATCACCGTCGCCCCGGCCTCATGGACACGCTTCACATAAGCCTTGGCGCCCGGCAGAGGGATGTCGAACTTCTGGTAGTCGTCCGAGAAGAAGCGCTTGGCCCATTCTTTCTCTATCAGCGCCGCCTCGCGGCGGGACCTCACACCGAGCTTGCGCAAAGTCCCGGTCAAACTGTACTCCACGATGCCCAACTCATGGAAACGGTCGAAAGCCGCGACCAATTGCGGCAGCTCCCGGTCGAACAGCTCGGAGAGCTCCCGCAGGATGAAGATCGTCCGCGAACGGTTGTCGAACAAGGTGCCGTCCAGATCGAAGATCGCCAAGGTCGATATGTTCTTGGCGGTCTTTCTCTTGACGAGGTCCACGACCGCATCGAGCCGCTGGTCCTGCCTCTTCTGGTCCGCCGCGCTCCAGGCCTTCATGCCGGCTGGGGCGGCGGGGGCGCCGGCACGACCTTGCCGCCCGCGCAGACCCGGTTCTTGCCATCGCGCTTGGCTTGGTAGAGGTTGAGGTCGGCCCGGTGCAGGACGTCGGCGGCCGAGACCTTCTCGTTGCCCGACAGCGAGGCCACCCCGATGCTCACCGTGGCCATGTGGTGGCTCTTGGCGAAGGAGGTGCAGATGCGCCGGGCCACCACGCCGGCCATCTCGTGGTCCGCGCCCGGCATGATGACCAGGAACTCGTCGCCGCCCAGCCGGCCGAAGATATCGGCGGCGCGCACGCTGGCCGCGATGGTCTCGGCCGTCTCCTTGATGACCCGGTCGCCGAAGAGATGGCCGTGCAGGTCGTTGACCTTCTTGAAGTCGTCGATGTCGAGCAGGAGCAAGGAGAGCGGGGCCTGGCCGGTCAGGGAGCGCTGCATCTCCAGTTCCAGCACCTCGTGGAGATAGCCGTGGGTGTAGCAGCCGGTCAGACCGTCGGTGACGGACTTGAGGTGCAGCTCGTCGATGCGGGCGCGCAGGATGCGGTTGTTGACGCGCTGTTCCTCGCTGCGCAGGCCCAGGATATAGCCGAAGACCATGAAGCTCAGGATGGTCCCGATGGCCATGATCGCGTAGAAATTCGCGTTGTACTGGAGCTCGTAGCGGATCCATTGCGTCGTCAGCAGGGGGCCGGCCAGCAGGTAGCGCATGAGGAAGGCCCCGACGGGCGTGATCAGCCCGACGGCGAAGCCCAGCGCCGGGTAGAGCGCGGTGTGGGGCAAGGAGCGCAGGAAGGCCCGGGGCTCTTCCAGGTCGCTCCTGCGCCGCCGGATCGTCTTCATCGGGAGATTATATCGTATATTTCAGAAGAGGAACATGGCCCGGACGTTGCCCCCGTCCCAGGGGTGGGAGAGCGGCTCGTCGACGTCCAGGGTCCCGTAGAGGCCGATGCGGCCCGAGGGGCCGAAGACGAAGTCCAAGCCCGCTCCCAGCAGAGCCTCGGCCACGGTGCGGTACATCGAGGGGCCGTTGGCGGTGCGCAGCTGGCGGTCCTCTCCCAGGCTGAAGTAGCTTCCCAGCTCGGAGACCAGCCAGGGCTTGAGGTCCCGCCGCCAGCGCAGGTAGGGCTGGGACTCCCAGCGGCGGAAGATGATGCCCGGTTCCGAGGAGCCCGTGAAATCGGTCAGCGCCGGGCGCACGATGAGCCGGTGGCCGAGCTCGATGCGGTCCCGGCCTCCCAAGGCTCCTTCCAAAGCCGCCTGCAGGCGGTGCTCGGCCCACTTGGTGGTCGCGGAGGTCTGTCCCGGCCCGGCCGGCGTGAAGAGGTCGCCTTTGGCCTCGTAATCGTAGCCGTAGGAGAGCCTGCGGCTGAAGCGTCCGGGGGGGGAGTGGAGCAAAGTCAGGTCCGCCTTCGTGCGGCGGTAGGAGAAGGTCCGGTTTTCGTCGGGCACCAACCGGCGCGTGGGGGAGTCCAGCATGAAAGTCGCCGTCACCCGCCAGTCCTCTGCCGGTTCTGCGGTCAGACTCAGCTCGTCCGTGGCCGGGTAGGTCTCGTAGCGTTGGGTGGTGTGGCCCCGTGTGTTGAAATTGAAGTCCACGAAGGTGTGCCGCGCCGCGGCGCGCAGGCCGGGCAGCGGCTGGTAGGCCAAGCCCAGGCCGATGTCCGAGTCTTCCTTATGGAAGGTGGGCTCCCCGAACACTGAGGCCGAGAACCCCAGCCCCAGCTTCTGCTCCAGCTCCAGCCGGTAGTGGAAGTATTGGTGCTCCCGGTCCTCGTCTTGGAACAGGCGGAACTTGAAGGCCAGCCCTCGGGGGAGGGCCTTGTCGAAGCGCAGTTCCTGCAGCAGCAGAAGGTCGCAGCAGCCGAGGCTGGCCCCGTTGATGCGGTAGGCCGGCGCCGTGGAGGCGCTCCAGGCGTCGTCCCAGACCAGGGGGTACGAGAAGGCCGTGGTGTGCAGGAAATACTCCGGCTCGAGACGGGACGATATGTCGATGACATCCATCTCCGTGGCGTCGAAGAGCGCGGCCGCCGGCGCGGGGCAGGACAGGAGGGCGGCCAGCAGCGCCGCCCGGATCACGGGACCGGAAGGTCCTCCGGGTTGCAGGCCCAGAGGAACGCGGCCGGCTCCTCGGCCTTGAGCTCGAGCGCCACCAAGCCGGCCGGCTTGAGGCTGAAGACCGCTTTGGAGAGGGCCTCGACCAGCTCTCCCAACTGGGGCTGGTGCCCCACCGCCAGGACCTCGGAGAGACCCGCGCAGCGCTGGCGCAGCCGCGCGGCCAGCTCCTCGGCGGAGAGCGCGTTGGCCAGGGGCGTGAAGGCCTCCAGCCCTGGGGCTGGCTTGAGCACGGTCGCGGCTTCTTTGGCGGTCTCGACGGCACGCCGGAGCGGGCTGTGCAGGATGAGGCTCGGCCGCGCGCCGCGACTTGCGAGACAGAGCGCGGCCTTGCGCACCTCGGCACGTCCCGCATCGGATAGGGGCCGGTCGAAGTCCTTGGCCACGCCCGCTTCGGCGGCGCTGGGAGAGCGTCCATGGCGCAGGAGATAGAGCTTCATGAGCGCAGAGAGCCTATCAAATCCAGGGCTCGGATTGCAGTCTCAGGTCGAGTGCGCCCGCGTCCGCGGCCGCCTTCTTCTTCATGACGATTCTCCCGGCGCTTGCTGACGCCGGCTGCGGCGGCGGACCCGGTCCCGCCAAGGATATCATAGCCTTATCCTGGCCCTCTAGAGATGGTATGATAGCGGTCCCTATGCGACATTCAGGCCTCCTTTCCCTGTCGGCTGCGCTGATTTTGGCCGCGGGCCCGGCCCGCGCCGCGGTCTCCGACCCCGTCCTGACCGCCATGCAGGAGGAGCTCTCCCGGTCCGTCTCCAAGCTCAGCCGCGCCGAGTCCGCTCCGCTCTATTACCTCGCCTACGAGGTGACCGACGCGGCCGATGACTGGCTGGGCGCGAGCCTGGGGGGCCTGGAGACGGATGTGCAGGGCTCGAGCCGCTACCTGGATACGGACGTGCGCGTCGGCTCCAGCCGGCTCGACAACACCCACGAGATCAAGGGCCGGGACTCCTGGATGGACAGTTCGCAGCGCGCCAAGGTGCGCCTGCCCATCGAGGGCGACATCCCGGCCTTGCGCGCCGCGATGTGGCAGCAGACCGACGCCGCCTTCAAGGCCGCCTTGGAGCGCTTCACCAAGGTCAGGACCAACCGGGCCGTGACCGCCGACGAGGAGGACCGCTCACCGGACTTCTCACAGGAGGGGGCCGCGGCCAGGCACTCCGATGTCGTGGGGTCGCCTCAGCTCGACCGGCGCCTCTGGCGCGCCAGGCTCAGGGACTATTCGGCCCGGTTCAAGGACCTCCCCTTCGTCTTCGACTCCGGCGCGGGCCTGGAGCTCAGCCGCGTGGACCGGCGCTTCGTCTCCAGCGAAGGCGCCGCCCTGCGCACGGGCAACCTCTACGTCCGTCTGTCCTACCGGCTCACCTCCCGGACCGCGGACGGCATGGACCTCTACCGCTTCAAGGCCTACGACGTGGACCGCCTGGAGGACCTGCCCTCGGATGAGGCCGTCAAGCGCGACATGGAGCAGTCCATAGCCGAGCTCAAGTCCCTGCGGGACGCGCCGCTCATCGAGCCCTTCGCGGGCCCGGTCATCCTGAAGAACCGCGCCGCCGCGGTCTTCTTCCATGAGATCTTCGGCCACCGGGTCGAGGGCCAGCGCCAGAAGAAGGAGAGCGAAGGGCAGACCTTCACCAAGAAGCTCGGCCAGCCCGTGGTCTCGAGCTTCATCTCGGTCTACGACGACCCGACCCTGGAGCGATTCCAGGGGACTTTCCTGCGCGGCGCCTACAAGTACGACGACGAGGGCGTCCCGACGCAGCGGGTGGCTTTGGTCGAGAACGGCCTCCTGCGTAATTTCCTCATGAACCGCATGCCCATCGCCGGCTTCCCCCGCTCCAACGGCCACGGCCGGCGCGAGCCGGGCCATGCCACCGTGGCGCGCATGGGCAACACGCTCGTGGAGGCCTCCCGCACGGTGCCCTATGCTCAGCTGCGCCGGATGCTGCTCGACGAGTTGGCCCGCCAGAAGAAGCCCTACGGCTTGGTCTTCGACGACATCTCCGGCGGCTACACCATGACCGGCCGGGAATCGGTGCAGGCCTTCAAGGTCCAGCCGCTGCTGGTCTACAAGGTCTACGCGGACGGCCGCCCCGACGAGGTCGTGCGGGGGGTGGACATCGTGGGCACGCCGATCGCGGGCTTCATGAAGATCCTGGCCGCGGGCGATGATCCGGCCGTCTTCAACGGCACCTGCGGGGCCGAGTCGGGCTCGGTCCCGGTCTCGGCCGTGTCGCCCAGCCTGCTCATCTCCGAGATGGAGGTGGAGAAGGTGGCCAAATCGCAGGCCAAGCCGCCCATCCTGCCGCCGCCGTACGGGGACAAGCCATGAACAACGAGAGCTTGCTTGGCCGTTGGATGGCGCGGCGACCTTCGGTCGCCGCGCAACCGGCGCCCCCCCGGGGGGGGCGCCGGTTCCGTTGGGGGACGATGGCCGTCCTGGTCCTGGGCCTGCCGATACAAGCCACCGCCGCGCTGCCCGCCAACGACGTCGTCTTCCGGGCCATGCAGGACGAGATGTCCCGCAACATGCGCCGGCTGCGCATGGACGACCTGCCCGGGCCGTATTATCTGGCCTACACGGTCCGGGAAGGGACGCAAGCCTTCATCACCGCGGGCTTCGGCGCCCTGGAGGGCAGCCAGATCAGCCCTTTCCTGGAGGCGCGGGTGCAGGTGCGGGTGGGGGATTCCTCCTTCGACAACACGAACTTCGTCCCGGCCGGCTTCGGGTCCGGCGGCCCGGGCCTCACCAACGCCTCCTTCGAGGACGATTACGACAATCTGCGCTTCTCCTTGTGGTCGCTGACCGACGAGACTTACAAGAGCGCCCTGGAGAGCCTGGCCAAGAAGAAGGCCTTCCGGGAGAAGCACCAGATCGTGGAATCACTCGACGATTTCTCCGGCGAGCCGCCCGTTCAGCGCTTCGAACCTTTGGCTTGGACGCCCATCGACCGCGGGCTCTGGGAGCGGCGCTTGCGGGAGCTTTCCGCGGTCTTCCGCGACTTCCCTGAGATCCAGGACTCGCGCGTGGACCTGAGTTTCTTCAGCGGCACCAAGAGGTTCCTCAACAGCGAGGGGACCGCGGTGCGCGGCTCGGACAACCAGATCAACATCGAGGTCAGCGTCAACACCCAGGGCCGGGACGGCCTGCGCTTCGGCGATTCGGAGGGGCTGCATTATCCGGCCTGGGCCGACGTCCCGTCCCAGACGGACCTGCTCGCCGAGGTGCGGCGTTTCGCCCGGGGCGTGGCGGACGTGGTGCACGGCTCGACGGTGGAGGCCTACGTGGGCCCGGTGCTCTTCGAAGACGAAGCCGCGGCGGAGTTCTTCGACGTGCAGCTGGTGGACAACATCTCCAGCCCGCGCGGCAGTTGGTCCGAGGACGAGAACAACCGTGTCTATGACCCGCCGCCGTTCGTTAGCCGCCTGGGCATGCGCGTGGCCGTGCCTTGGCTGAGCTTCGTCGACGACCCGCTGCTGGAACGCTATGGCGGCGTGCCGCTCTTCGGCCATTACGACTTCGACGACGAGGGCGTGCCGGCCCGGCGCCTGGATCTGGTGCGCAAAGGCAAGCTCGTGGACCTCTACATGAGCCGCGCGCCGATCCGCGAGCTCAAGCATTCCAACGGTCATGGGCGCTCCGCTTTCTTCGGCGATCCGTCGGGCCGGATGGGCAGCCTCATCGTGACGCCGGAGAAGCCCGTGCCGCTCTCCGAGCTCAAGGACCGGATGCGCGCGATGTGCCGGGACCTGGAGCTCGACTACGGCATCGTGGTGCGCGAGATGGGGGGCTTGACTCCGGTGCGGGCTTATAAGGTCTACGCGGCCGACGGCCGCGAGGAGCCGCTGGCGGGGGTGGAGTTCGTGGGCGCGGGGTTCCGGCCTTTGCGCGACATCGTGGCCGCTTCCAAGGAGATGTACGTGTTCAACTTCCTGCACGGATCCACCGGCCGCACCGTGGTCCCGGCCTCGATCGTGGCGCCGTCGATCCTGGTCCAGGAGATGGAACTGCGCAAGACCGAGCGCAAGCCGGAGCGTCTGCACTACCTCAAGAAACCCTTCTTCGCGGGGAAGGGGAAGTGACCTAGAAGAAGTACCGGAACTGGTACCAGAACTCTTCGCGCAGCTTGTCGAGCCGCGGCCTGCGGCGCCACTCCTCAAGCTTGAGCTCCCGCGCCGACCCCAGGTCGCCTGCGAACTTCTTCTTCATCTGCGCGGCCAGCACCGTGTCGAGCACGAGCAGGTTGACCTCCAGGTTGTGGCGCAGGCTGCGATGGTCCATGTTGTAGGACCCCACCGTGCACCAGACCCCGTCGACGACCGCCATCTTGGCGTGAAGGATGGAGCGCTCCCACTGGAAGAGCCGCACCCCGTTGCGCAGGAGGAAGTCGAAGGTGCGCCGCCCCGCGTGCCACACCGCGGGGTGGTCGGAGCGGCCCGGCACGAGCAGGCGCACCGAGACCCCGCGCCGCGCCGCCCCGGCCAGCGCCCGCAATATCCCGTGGCCCGGGAGGAAATAGGCGTTGGCGATGGCCACCTCCCGGCGCGCCGCGCGCAGGGCATCGAGGTAGGCCCGCCGTATGCGGTAGCGGTTGAGGAACTCCTGGTTGGCCGCCACCCAGGCCAAGGAATCCCCGGGCCGTGACTGCTCCGCGTCCTCCAAGGGAAACCACTGCTTGGTCTCCTTGACCCAGACCGCGCGGAAGAGCCGGTCGAGTTCGCGCACCGCCGGGCCCTCGATGCGCACGTGCGCGTCGTTCCAGCCCCGGCCGCCCTTCTCGCGCGGGACTTGATCCTGCGAGATGTTCATGCCGCCGGTGAAGGCGGTGCGGCCGTCCACCACCAGGATCTTGCGGTGGTCGCGCCGGGACCAGGCCCAGCGGGCGCGCCAGGGCGCCAGGGGATGATATTCCAGGACGCGCACCCCGGCGCCGCGCAACTGGTCGAGGAACCCCGGGTCGATGTAGTGCGAGCCGGCCGCGTCGAAGATGAGGCGCACGCTCACTCCCTGGCGCGCCTTCTCCATGAGCCGGCGGCCGAACTCCCGGCCGGTCGAGTCGCTGTCGAAGATGTAGGTCTCGAGGTGGACCGACTTGCGCGCCGAATCTATGGTCTCCCACATGGAGCGGAAGGCCTCGACACCGTCGCCGAGGAAGGTGATGCGGTT
Above is a window of Elusimicrobiota bacterium DNA encoding:
- the rlmN gene encoding 23S rRNA (adenine(2503)-C(2))-methyltransferase RlmN, which encodes MPPLTLADLTTRDLETLFASWGFKPVHAARLLRHFYARDGGLPAAGRPLPDGLLERLRSEFPSHAASLAARRVAADGTAKLLLRLADGRTVETVLLADFRPDRATACLSSQVGCALGCDFCATGKAGFERDLSSGEMIEQLFALRREAAAAGRRLRNVVFMGMGEPLLNLDAVLAAVRRMADNALGGLGWAQVTVSTVGIVPGIDALTEAGLPINLAVSLHAPDDAARARLLPMARRFSIADILAAADRFQALRGRPVIIQYCLLKGVNDSPGHARALAAWLGARSMHVNLIRYNPTGPGLQAASYEPSDDRATEVFLAELRARGVNAHPRWPRGCDIGAACGQLRQAAR
- a CDS encoding YaeQ family protein; translated protein: MRIRCDLRINGESRKLIIVPGINEPVEHRALKLASYLLFWPQDPAIDISPKTPALADYDFLPDLMALDDTGAIQLWVECGSTTMNKLTKLTRRLPRGRIVVMKETERDAQRLREELRAQLEREARVEILAWPGRLFRDWVSALRENTEVYGESGGLRIDVVVNERPFAAELKRL
- a CDS encoding HAD family hydrolase, encoding MKAWSAADQKRQDQRLDAVVDLVKRKTAKNISTLAIFDLDGTLFDNRSRTIFILRELSELFDRELPQLVAAFDRFHELGIVEYSLTGTLRKLGVRSRREAALIEKEWAKRFFSDDYQKFDIPLPGAKAYVKRVHEAGATVIYLTGRDLGRMFVGTAEALRLYGFPVGIMGTMMVVKRQFEEADEAFKRDVAAYLRRLGEVTAIFENEPANSNILQKAFPEASSFFVLTQHRPDAPALAPGILRIRDFRSRPPRP
- a CDS encoding GGDEF domain-containing protein: MKTIRRRRSDLEEPRAFLRSLPHTALYPALGFAVGLITPVGAFLMRYLLAGPLLTTQWIRYELQYNANFYAIMAIGTILSFMVFGYILGLRSEEQRVNNRILRARIDELHLKSVTDGLTGCYTHGYLHEVLELEMQRSLTGQAPLSLLLLDIDDFKKVNDLHGHLFGDRVIKETAETIAASVRAADIFGRLGGDEFLVIMPGADHEMAGVVARRICTSFAKSHHMATVSIGVASLSGNEKVSAADVLHRADLNLYQAKRDGKNRVCAGGKVVPAPPPPQPA
- a CDS encoding histidine phosphatase family protein, with product MKLYLLRHGRSPSAAEAGVAKDFDRPLSDAGRAEVRKAALCLASRGARPSLILHSPLRRAVETAKEAATVLKPAPGLEAFTPLANALSAEELAARLRQRCAGLSEVLAVGHQPQLGELVEALSKAVFSLKPAGLVALELKAEEPAAFLWACNPEDLPVP
- a CDS encoding metallopeptidase TldD-related protein, with amino-acid sequence MRHSGLLSLSAALILAAGPARAAVSDPVLTAMQEELSRSVSKLSRAESAPLYYLAYEVTDAADDWLGASLGGLETDVQGSSRYLDTDVRVGSSRLDNTHEIKGRDSWMDSSQRAKVRLPIEGDIPALRAAMWQQTDAAFKAALERFTKVRTNRAVTADEEDRSPDFSQEGAAARHSDVVGSPQLDRRLWRARLRDYSARFKDLPFVFDSGAGLELSRVDRRFVSSEGAALRTGNLYVRLSYRLTSRTADGMDLYRFKAYDVDRLEDLPSDEAVKRDMEQSIAELKSLRDAPLIEPFAGPVILKNRAAAVFFHEIFGHRVEGQRQKKESEGQTFTKKLGQPVVSSFISVYDDPTLERFQGTFLRGAYKYDDEGVPTQRVALVENGLLRNFLMNRMPIAGFPRSNGHGRREPGHATVARMGNTLVEASRTVPYAQLRRMLLDELARQKKPYGLVFDDISGGYTMTGRESVQAFKVQPLLVYKVYADGRPDEVVRGVDIVGTPIAGFMKILAAGDDPAVFNGTCGAESGSVPVSAVSPSLLISEMEVEKVAKSQAKPPILPPPYGDKP
- a CDS encoding metallopeptidase TldD-related protein produces the protein MNNESLLGRWMARRPSVAAQPAPPRGGRRFRWGTMAVLVLGLPIQATAALPANDVVFRAMQDEMSRNMRRLRMDDLPGPYYLAYTVREGTQAFITAGFGALEGSQISPFLEARVQVRVGDSSFDNTNFVPAGFGSGGPGLTNASFEDDYDNLRFSLWSLTDETYKSALESLAKKKAFREKHQIVESLDDFSGEPPVQRFEPLAWTPIDRGLWERRLRELSAVFRDFPEIQDSRVDLSFFSGTKRFLNSEGTAVRGSDNQINIEVSVNTQGRDGLRFGDSEGLHYPAWADVPSQTDLLAEVRRFARGVADVVHGSTVEAYVGPVLFEDEAAAEFFDVQLVDNISSPRGSWSEDENNRVYDPPPFVSRLGMRVAVPWLSFVDDPLLERYGGVPLFGHYDFDDEGVPARRLDLVRKGKLVDLYMSRAPIRELKHSNGHGRSAFFGDPSGRMGSLIVTPEKPVPLSELKDRMRAMCRDLELDYGIVVREMGGLTPVRAYKVYAADGREEPLAGVEFVGAGFRPLRDIVAASKEMYVFNFLHGSTGRTVVPASIVAPSILVQEMELRKTERKPERLHYLKKPFFAGKGK
- a CDS encoding phospholipase D-like domain-containing protein; the encoded protein is MRWAQLLRGFLRRVPPGSGDFSQDLDKFLPGNRITFLGDGVEAFRSMWETIDSARKSVHLETYIFDSDSTGREFGRRLMEKARQGVSVRLIFDAAGSHYIDPGFLDQLRGAGVRVLEYHPLAPWRARWAWSRRDHRKILVVDGRTAFTGGMNISQDQVPREKGGRGWNDAHVRIEGPAVRELDRLFRAVWVKETKQWFPLEDAEQSRPGDSLAWVAANQEFLNRYRIRRAYLDALRAARREVAIANAYFLPGHGILRALAGAARRGVSVRLLVPGRSDHPAVWHAGRRTFDFLLRNGVRLFQWERSILHAKMAVVDGVWCTVGSYNMDHRSLRHNLEVNLLVLDTVLAAQMKKKFAGDLGSARELKLEEWRRRPRLDKLREEFWYQFRYFF